Proteins from one Elgaria multicarinata webbii isolate HBS135686 ecotype San Diego chromosome 3, rElgMul1.1.pri, whole genome shotgun sequence genomic window:
- the LOC134395593 gene encoding zinc finger protein ZFP2-like, with amino-acid sequence MECGKSFRNGTQLTEHQRIHTGEKPYACIDCGKSFKVSYSLKIHQRTHTGEKPSFRISSHLRIHQRIHTAEKPYECMECGKCFSKSSGLTLHEKTHTGEKPYKCMECGKSFSRGGALTLHQRIHTGEKPYACMDCGKSFRTNSSLTGHQRTHTGEKPYKCMECGKSFSQRPHLIIHQRTHTGEKPYECMKCGKSFKESGKLSQHQKIHTGDKPYKCTACGKSFSRRPHLIIHQRTHTGEKPYECMECGKHFSDSTGFTLHQRTHTGEKPYQCMECGKRFSQSPHLTQHQKIHTGEKPYKCMECGMSFSRSDGLTSHQRTHTGEKPFKCMECGKSFGNSGSLWAHQRTHAKK; translated from the coding sequence atggagtgtggaaaaagcttcaggaATGGTACTCAACTTActgaacatcaaagaatccacacaggggagaaaccatatgcaTGTATtgactgtggaaagagcttcaaagtAAGTTATTCCCTTAAGATACATCAaaggacccacacaggggagaaaccaagCTTCAGAATAAGTTCTCACTTAAGGatacatcaaagaatacacacagcAGAAAAACCTTatgaatgcatggaatgtggaaagtgcttcagtaaAAGCAGCGGCCTTACTTTACATGAAAAAAcacatacaggagagaaaccatataaatgcatggagtgtggaaagagcttcagtaggggtggagctcttactttacatcaaagaatccacacaggggagaaaccatatgcttgtatggactgtggaaagagctttagaaCAAATTCTTCCCTTACGggtcatcaaagaacccacacaggggaaaaaccatataaatgcatggagtgtggaaagagctttagtcaaAGACCGCACCTTATTATACATCAaaggacccacacaggagagaaaccttatgaATGCAtgaagtgtggaaagagcttcaaggaGAGCGGTAAACTTAGTCAACATCAAAAAATCCACACAGGAgacaaaccatataaatgcactgcatgtgggaagagctttagtcGAAGACCGCACCTTATtatacatcaaagaactcacacgggggagaaaccttacgaatgcatggaatgtggaaagcaTTTCAGTGACAGCACTGGctttactttacatcaaagaacccacacaggggaaaaaccatatcagtgcatggagtgtggaaagagatttagTCAAAGCCCGCACCTTACTCAACATCAAAaaatccacacaggggaaaaaccgtataaatgcatggaatgtggaatgAGCTTCAGTAGGAGTGACGGccttacttcacatcaaagaacacacacaggagagaaaccatttaaatgcatggagtgtggaaagagcttcggGAATAGTGGTAGCCTTTGggcacatcaaagaactcatgcAAAGAAATAA